The sequence below is a genomic window from Ruminococcus albus AD2013.
TACCATTCTAACAGGCAAAGGTAAAGAAAAGGTTAAGCGAAGGTTCGGAAAAGGTTAAGTTGCAAGACGATAGCCCATACCCCAGACTGTTTCGATATATTCATTGTCTAAATCGAGCATTTTCAGCTTCTGACGGATATTGCTCATATGGACTTTGACAGTATTATCATCGGCGATGTAAGTCTCGCCCCACACGCTTTCAAAAAGGTTTGCTTTCGACCACAGTTTAGAAGGATTTTTCAGCATCTGCTCCATTATTGCAAACTCTTTGCTGGTCAGAGTGAGCGTTTTGCCGCATACGAACGCAGTTCCTGATGTAGTGTCAAGTGAGAGGTTTTTATAGGTCAGCACTTTATTTTCTCCGATTTTATGGGCATTTCCCTCATGCCGCCGCAGAACGGCTTC
It includes:
- a CDS encoding response regulator transcription factor codes for the protein MKKILIAEDDKEINRLICEYLSSQGYETLAALNGLDAVRITREQSDLSLLILDLMLPFQSGDMVLQKIREFSDIPVIVVSAKSETRSKIDLIRMGADDYITKPFDLDELLARAEAVLRRHEGNAHKIGENKVLTYKNLSLDTTSGTAFVCGKTLTLTSKEFAIMEQMLKNPSKLWSKANLFESVWGETYIADDNTVKVHMSNIRQKLKMLDLDNEYIETVWGMGYRLAT